From the Mammaliicoccus sciuri genome, the window ATATTGCTATGGCACCTATTACGATATGCAAAGATGGTAAGGAATATAGCCAAACATTGAACTATAGATTTAACACAAATGAGTCATATATTGATATATTTAAAAATTATCGTGATATTCATTTTCATATCGGAGGGGTAGTATTCAGAAGATCATTATTTAACAATCCTGAATATAAGTTCAATGAAGCCATATCATATTGGGAAGACGCTACTTTAATTAATACGATTATTTTAGATCAAAGATATTACGGATTACTCAAGGCTAGTAAGTATTTTTATAATAGAAATAATACCAATTCTTTAAGCCAAAAATGTTGGTATTCTGATGCGAGATATACGAGCCATATCAATACAAATTATTTGCCGTTAGTCAAAAAATCTCTATCTCAATATGGAAAAGTTATAAACTACATACAATATTTAGTAGCTTTGCACTATTTGCAATACATATTAGAACATAATCAGAAATTCATTAATAACATGAAAGAAAACTTAACAGAAGAATTTATCACAAGTTCTAAAAATTTGTTTACATACATCGATACTGAAATTATTGATCAATTAAAGTGCCCAACACGAAATAAGGCATTCTTATACCAATTGAAAGATGAAAAATATCCTTATTATTTAAAGAACAATCATATAAGAATACTCATCCATCATTATAAAAATAAAAAAATATTATTCTCCTTATCAGATGATATAGGTGTTTCAGATGAAAGTGCAGAAATCTCTATCTACTTTAGAAATAAGTATCAAACAAATGCGATTGCTAAAGAGAGAAGAGAAGTAACAATATTAGGAAATAAAGTGAATGATCTCTCATTAATTCATTTTGAAGCCCGTATACCGAGGAGTTTGATTTTCTTTGGATTTAAAGTGAAGATTAAAGATTTAAAAACTAACAACGAAATGGTACTGCACCCCTAAAGTTAGAGTAAAAAAACTAACTTTAGGGGGTGTTTTAATATGACAAAATATAGTGATGAATTTAAGTTGAAAGTTGTAAGAGATTATCTAGATGGCCATTATGGTTATCGAAAATTAGCTAAAAAATATAATATACCTGATAAAATTATTATACGAACATGGGTAAAAGCCTTTCAATCATTCGGTGTAGATGGCATTAAAAAGAAACAGAAAAAGACAGTTTATTCTGTTACATTCAAAATAAATGTATTAAACTATATGAAAAGAACAGGCGATTCCTTCCAAGATACAGCGATTAAATTTGGCCTAAATACCCCATCTATTATTGTGCGATGGAAAAAGATATATGACAAAGAAGGTGTGGAAGGACTCGAAAAGCCGAAAGGACGACCTCCCATGAAAAAGAAGAAACAGAAGAAATCTAATCAAAACCTATCACGAGAAAAAGAGTTAGAGCTAGAAAATGAAAATCTTCGATTAGAGAATGCTTATTTAAAAAAGTTGAACGCTTTTCGAGAGAATCCGAGTGCCTTTCTAGAAAAGCACAAGCAGCAGTGGCATTCGAACTCAAAGAAGAAGGATTCAAATTAAAAGATATCTTAGTAAAGGTTGGTATACCAGAAGCAACCTATCATTACCATGCCAAACAATTACAAAAGGAAGATTTAGATAAAGGTTGGAAGAAAAAGATCATTGAACTTTTTCAAAAACACAACGGTAAATACGGCTATCGTCGTATATATTTAGCTTTGAGAAATCAAGGTTATCTCATTAACCATAAGAAAGTACAACGAATTATGCGAGAACTAGGATTAAAATGTCAAAAATTCACACGTAAATCACGCTATCAATCATACAAAGGTACAGTTGGTAAAGTGGCTGAAAATCGCTTGAATCGTAGATTCCATACATCTATTCGACTTCAAAAATTAGTGACAGATATCACTGAATTTAAATGTGCTGAAGAACAAAAATTATATCTCAGCCCTATTATGGATTTATACAATGGGGAAATCATTTCTT encodes:
- a CDS encoding glycosyltransferase family 2 protein; this encodes MFSIIITVYNAENTIKHTLNGIIHNCRNALYEIIVVNDGSQDGTLNILNTYKNVKYVTIINQENHGVSKARNVGIKHVSKHSEYITFVDDSDMISENFISEAKNFFGAHPKINIAMAPITICKDGKEYSQTLNYRFNTNESYIDIFKNYRDIHFHIGGVVFRRSLFNNPEYKFNEAISYWEDATLINTIILDQRYYGLLKASKYFYNRNNTNSLSQKCWYSDARYTSHINTNYLPLVKKSLSQYGKVINYIQYLVALHYLQYILEHNQKFINNMKENLTEEFITSSKNLFTYIDTEIIDQLKCPTRNKAFLYQLKDEKYPYYLKNNHIRILIHHYKNKKILFSLSDDIGVSDESAEISIYFRNKYQTNAIAKERREVTILGNKVNDLSLIHFEARIPRSLIFFGFKVKIKDLKTNNEMVLHP
- a CDS encoding IS3 family transposase translates to MAFELKEEGFKLKDILVKVGIPEATYHYHAKQLQKEDLDKGWKKKIIELFQKHNGKYGYRRIYLALRNQGYLINHKKVQRIMRELGLKCQKFTRKSRYQSYKGTVGKVAENRLNRRFHTSIRLQKLVTDITEFKCAEEQKLYLSPIMDLYNGEIISYGISRRPTLDLVLQSLDKAVTIIKHEAPYRTTIHSDQGWHYQHNAWIRRLSEQRIYQSMSRKATCADNASMENFFGIMKQEMYHGEELVNYETLKRRIEDYIYWYNNERLKLKLAGRSPVQYRTQSSQLIA
- a CDS encoding helix-turn-helix domain-containing protein, translated to MTKYSDEFKLKVVRDYLDGHYGYRKLAKKYNIPDKIIIRTWVKAFQSFGVDGIKKKQKKTVYSVTFKINVLNYMKRTGDSFQDTAIKFGLNTPSIIVRWKKIYDKEGVEGLEKPKGRPPMKKKKQKKSNQNLSREKELELENENLRLENAYLKKLNAFRENPSAFLEKHKQQWHSNSKKKDSN